ACCGAAGGTCTGTTTGCGTTCGGCGACGGCGGGCAGGGCGAGCAGCAGGCAGAAGACAAGAGATACGAAGCGGCGCATGGCGGATCCTCCGGGTTAGACGGCGACGCGGTGACCGGTCAGGCCGGAGCCGCTGACGCGATAGATGCCGATCTCACCCAACAGATTAGGCCAGAGTCGGCTGCCCAGGTTGTGCCGATGGGCGTGGTCTACCGCCAGGCGCTCCTCGACCCGCGCGCCGAGCTCGTGGCACAGGCGCTCGAAGTCCTCGAAGGTGCAGAAGTGGATGTTCGGCGTGTTGTACCAGGTGTAGGGCAGGAACTCGGAGACCGGCATGCGGCCCTTGGTGGTCAGGTACCAGCGGCAGCGCCAGTGGCCGAAGTTGGGGAAGGTGATGATGCAGGTCTTGCCGACCCGCAGCATCTCCGCCAGGACCTTGTCCGGGTACTTCAGGGCCTGCAGCGACTGGGTCATCACCACCACGTCGAAGCTGTTGTCGGCGAAGTTGCCCAGGCCCTCGTCGAGGTTCTGCTCGATCACGTTGACGCCACGCTCGATGCAGGTGGCGATCTTCTCCGCATCGATCTCCAGGCCGTAGCCGCCGACCTGCTTGTGGTCGCGCAGGTGGGCCAGCAGCGCGCCGTCGCCGCAGCCGAGGTCGAGTACCCGGCTGCCCGGGGCGATCCAGTCCTGGATGATTTCCAGATCCGCGCGCATGGTTACACCTCGATCCGTTTCATGTAGGCGCCGAAGGCCTGCAGGTAGCGCGGGATCGGCATGAGGAAGGCGTCGTGGCCCTGCGGCGCGTCGATCTCCAGGTAACAGACGTTCTTCTTCGCCGCCAGCAGGGCGTCGACGATCTCCCGCGAGCGCGCCGGCGAGAAGCGCCAGTCGGTGGTGAAGGACATCAGGCAGAAGTCGGCCTTGGCCGTGGCAAGCGTCTTGGCCAGGTCGCCATCGTGGGCGGCGGCCGGGTCGAAGTAGTCGAGCGCCTTGGTCATCAGCAGGTAGGTGTTGGCGTCGAAGCGCCCGGAGAACTCCTCGCCCTGGTAGCGCAGGTAGCTCTCGACCTGGAACTCGACGCTGTGGAAGTCGTAGTTGAGCTTGTCGGTCTTCAGCTCGCGGCCGAATTTCTCGCCCATGGCGTCGTCCGACAGGTAGGTGATGTGGCCGACCATGCGTGCCAGCATCAGGCCGCGCTTGGGGATCACGCCCTGTTCCTGGAAGTGCCCGCCGTGGAACTCCGGGTCGGTGAGGATGGCCTGGCGCGCCACCTCGTTGAAGGCGATGTTCTGTGCCGACAGCTTGGGCGCCGAGGCGATGCACAGGCAGTGACGCACGCGCTCGGGGTAGCTGATGGTCCACTGCAGGGCCTGCATGCCGCCGAGGCTGCCGCCGACCACCGCGGCCCACTGGGCGATGCCTAGCCGGTCGGCCAGGCGTGCCTGGCTGTGTACCCAGTCCTCCACCGTCATCACCGGGAAGTCGGCGCCGTAAGGTTTGCCGGTCGCAGGATTGAGGCTGGAGGGGCCGGTGGAGCCGTTGCAGCCGCCGAGGTTGTTGAGGCTGACGACGAAG
This DNA window, taken from Pseudomonas alcaligenes, encodes the following:
- a CDS encoding homoserine O-acetyltransferase, whose translation is MPTVFPADSVGLVTPQTARFSEALALVCGRSLADYQLVYETYGTLNASASNAVLICHALSGHHHAAGFHSAEERKPGWWDSCIGPGKPIDTDKFFVVSLNNLGGCNGSTGPSSLNPATGKPYGADFPVMTVEDWVHSQARLADRLGIAQWAAVVGGSLGGMQALQWTISYPERVRHCLCIASAPKLSAQNIAFNEVARQAILTDPEFHGGHFQEQGVIPKRGLMLARMVGHITYLSDDAMGEKFGRELKTDKLNYDFHSVEFQVESYLRYQGEEFSGRFDANTYLLMTKALDYFDPAAAHDGDLAKTLATAKADFCLMSFTTDWRFSPARSREIVDALLAAKKNVCYLEIDAPQGHDAFLMPIPRYLQAFGAYMKRIEV
- the metW gene encoding methionine biosynthesis protein MetW — its product is MRADLEIIQDWIAPGSRVLDLGCGDGALLAHLRDHKQVGGYGLEIDAEKIATCIERGVNVIEQNLDEGLGNFADNSFDVVVMTQSLQALKYPDKVLAEMLRVGKTCIITFPNFGHWRCRWYLTTKGRMPVSEFLPYTWYNTPNIHFCTFEDFERLCHELGARVEERLAVDHAHRHNLGSRLWPNLLGEIGIYRVSGSGLTGHRVAV